DNA from Nocardioides yefusunii:
GCTTCGGTTGGTCGCACCTAGTGTCCGCAGCGTGGAGCGCGTCGATCGCTGCGCTAGGGTGCGTGTCGGTCGCGCTCCTGGTCGACGGCAACCCGGTTCTGGCCGCTCTCGTCCTCGCAGCGCTGCTGGTCCTCTACCTCGCCAGCCCGCAACTAGTGCAGCGCACCGTGCTTGCGCGCAAGCAGGCCGCATGACTGGCTCGCCCGTGTCCCCGGTCGCAGTGGTCGGGGCTACCGGATTCGTCGGGAGGGCAGTCCTGGCCGCCTTCGAACAGCGGGGCATCGAGGTGCGTGCGATCAGGGCACCCCGTCTGGAGACGAGTGCGCGCCAGGTGGATGCCCTGCACGCCGAGATGGCTGCCCCCGCTCTTCGGGCGGAGAGTGAGCGTCTGCGGGAGGAGCTCCGCGGTTGCTCGGTGGTAGTGAACGCTGCTGGGCTCTCCGATGCCACCAGCGGTGGCGACGTGCTCTTCGGAGCGAACGCACTTCTGCCCGGTCTGCTCGCTGCGAGCACCGAACCCGGTACCGGGTTCGTTCACGTCAGCTCGGCAGCGGTCCAGGGGAGGCGTGCGGTGCTCGACGAGACGACCGAGGTCGAACCATTCAGCCCTTACTCCGAGGCCAAGGCACTGGGCGAAGCGATGGTTCCCGACGGCTCGGTCGTCTTCAGGCCCACGTCGGTGCAGGGTGCCGGGCGTCGCGTCACGGCCTCCCTGGTCCGTCTCTGTTCTTCCCCGTTGGCCTCGGTCGCCGCCCCGGGCGACTTCCCGACGCCTCAGGTGCTGGTCGAGAACGTGGCGGATGCGATCGTGTTCGTGGCGCTACGGGCTGAAGATGCTCCGCGGGTCGTGCTCCAGCCGTGGGAGGGCGTGACGACAGGGGAACTGGTGAGGCTACTCGGCCAGCGCCGCCCCCTGCAGGTACCACAGTGGTTGGCGAGAGCGCTGGTCCGGCTCGGCTACGCGCTGAAGCCGCTGACCTCTCGTGCCGCTGGAATTGCACGCCGTCTCGAGATGTTGTGGTTCGGACAGGGACAGGCTCCGGGATGGCTCGACGACAAGTGGGCTCCGCCCGTGGGGCCCGAGGGATGGAAGAAGCTGAGCCGATGACCTACGGAGTTCTGACGCAGTGGTTCGATCCCGAGCCGGGGCCTGCCGCCGTGCCGGGCGTCCTCGCGCGTGAACTCGCGACCCGCGGTCACCAGATCGAGGTGCTCACGGGGTTCCCGAACTACCCGGTCGGCAGGGTTTACGAGGGCTACAAGCAGTCCTGGTCGGCGCGAGAGCAGGTGAGTCCGGGAGTCACCGTGAACCGGGTTCCGCTCTACCCGAGCCATGACGGCGGTGCCGTCGGGCGGGCCGGCAACTACCTGTCCTTCGCGGCGACCGCCTCCATGCAGGTGGTCAGCCACCTCAAGGACTGCGACGCCGTATGGGTCTACAACTCCCCGGCCACGGTCCCGCTCGCGGCTCGGCGCTTGAAGGGAAGGGCCGGCGTGCCGTTCCTGCTCCACGTCATGGACGTGTGGCCCGACTCCGTCCTGCACAGCGGGATGCTGGACGGTCCGCTGGGGAAGCTTCCGGTTGAGAAGTGGCTCACGGGTCTGGTGAAGCGCGGCTACGACGCGGCAGCACACGTGGCAGTCACCTCGCCGGGGCAGCGAGATTTGCTCCTGGATCGGGGGCTGTCGGCGGACCGGGTCTCCTACGTGCCGCTGTGGGCGGACGAGGACCAGTACCACCCGCGCGACCCCGACCGCTCCCTCCTGCCTCCGCAGGTGCAGGACGCGGCGCTGGTCTGGATGTACGCAGGAGCGATGGGCCACGTCCAGCGTCTCGACCGTGCGGTCAGGGCGGCTACGGCAGCCGCGGATGCCGGCGTGCACCTGGTCTTCGTGGGTCAGGGGATCGCAGAACAGGACTTGAAGGCGCTCGTGGCCGAACTCGGGGCGCCGAACGTCCACTTCATGGGTCGGCGGGAACCGTCCGAGATGGGGGATCTCATCGCCGCTGGGGACGCGCACCTCGTGTCGCTCGACGACAGTCCGCTGTTGCGTGTCACGATGCCCAGCAAGATCCAGTCCATCATGGCTTCCGGACGTCCGATCATCGCGACCTGTTCCGGGGACGCTGCAGACGTCGTCCGTTCCTCGGGCGGCGGAGTAGTCGTCGGTCCCGACGAGGACGACCGTCTCGTCGACGCACTGCTCGAACTCGCTGGCTCCTCGGGGACGCTGGACACATGGGGCCAGACGGCTCGCCGATTCTACGAGAAGACCTTTTCGCGGGAGCGCGGCGTCGACGCAGTCGAAGCGACGCTCGCCGAGATCTCGCGATGACTCTCCGCCAGTCGGAGGAAGAAGGAGGGGAAGTGGCAAGCGAAACTGTGCTCGGGAGCGACGTGGACCTGTTGGTCCTGGGCGTCACCGGGATGCTGGGGTCCGCCCTGGCCAACGAACTGCCCGGCATGACTAGGAGAAACGTCCACGGGACGGCGCGCACGCTGAGCCGGGTGCCGGACTCGGTCCGGACCGCACTGGGCGGCGGCGACCACCTCCATGAGTTGGACGTCCTTGACGACGCTGCAGTCGTGGCCTTGATCGAGGAACTCAAGCCGCGCGTCGTGATCAACGCTGTGGGCATGGTCAAGCAGGCCCCGGGGCTCGCAGACCAGTCCATGACGGTACGCCTCAACGCGTTGCTGCCACACCTCTTGGCCGAGACCGTGCATGAAGTCGGCGGCCGTCTTATTCACGTCAGCACCGACTGCGTGTTCTCCGGCCGTAAGGGTGGCTACCAGGAGAGCGACCTCCCTGACCCGGCCGACTTCTATGGCCGGAGCAAACTGCTCGGTGAGGTGCACGACAACGCTCTGACTCTCCGCACCTCTATCATCGGGCCCGAGGTGGCACGCCACGGGTCCCTGCTTGACTGGTTCCTGGGGCAGGACGGGAACGTGGTCAAGGGGTTCCGCGGTGCCATCTATTCCGGCCTCACCACGTTCGAGTTCGCCCGGTTCGTCGCCGAACACGCACTGCCGAACGATCTCACTGGCCTTTACCAGCTCTCCTCCACGCCGATCAGCAAGTACGACCTGCTCGGTTTGGTCGCGCAGGAGTACGGATGGAAGGGCGAGATCGTCCCTGAGGACGAATTCACCTGTGACCGATCGATGAGCGGTGAGCGGCTGCGTGAGGCCATCGGTTACGCGCCGCCGGACTGGCCGACGATGATTGCCCAGATGCACGACGCACACATTCGCTGGCACGGCTTGCCGGCCGGAAAGGAATCACTCGCATGAAGGTGATGACTGTTGTCGGAACTCGACCCGAGATCATCCGTCTGACCGAGGTGATCCAGCAACTGGACAGGCTGTGCGACCACGTGCTTGTCCACACCGGGCAGAACTACGACCGCAACCTGAACCAGGTCTTCTTTGAGGACCTCTCCCTGCGCGAGCCCGATCACTACTTGGGCGTCGACACCAGTTCGCTTGGATCTGTCCTCGGCGGCGTGATCATGGAGATGGAGAAGGTCCTGCTGGCCGAGAAGCCCGACGCGCTGCTCGTGCTCGGTGACACCAACTCGGCCATCGCCACCGTCATCGCCAAGCGGATGAAGATCGTGACATACCACATGGAGGCGGGCAACCGATGCTTCGACGAGAACGTCCCTGAGGAGACGAACCGTCGCATGGTCGACCACATCTCCGACTTCAACCTGGCGTACACGGAGCACGCACGCCGGAACCTGCTGGCTGAGGGCCTTCACCCACGTCGCGTTACCGTCACCGGGTCCCCGATGGGGGAGGTTCTGGAGAAGTTCCGCCCGCGGATCGAGGCATCGGACGTCC
Protein-coding regions in this window:
- a CDS encoding glycosyltransferase family 4 protein, giving the protein MTYGVLTQWFDPEPGPAAVPGVLARELATRGHQIEVLTGFPNYPVGRVYEGYKQSWSAREQVSPGVTVNRVPLYPSHDGGAVGRAGNYLSFAATASMQVVSHLKDCDAVWVYNSPATVPLAARRLKGRAGVPFLLHVMDVWPDSVLHSGMLDGPLGKLPVEKWLTGLVKRGYDAAAHVAVTSPGQRDLLLDRGLSADRVSYVPLWADEDQYHPRDPDRSLLPPQVQDAALVWMYAGAMGHVQRLDRAVRAATAAADAGVHLVFVGQGIAEQDLKALVAELGAPNVHFMGRREPSEMGDLIAAGDAHLVSLDDSPLLRVTMPSKIQSIMASGRPIIATCSGDAADVVRSSGGGVVVGPDEDDRLVDALLELAGSSGTLDTWGQTARRFYEKTFSRERGVDAVEATLAEISR
- a CDS encoding dTDP-4-dehydrorhamnose reductase family protein; its protein translation is MASETVLGSDVDLLVLGVTGMLGSALANELPGMTRRNVHGTARTLSRVPDSVRTALGGGDHLHELDVLDDAAVVALIEELKPRVVINAVGMVKQAPGLADQSMTVRLNALLPHLLAETVHEVGGRLIHVSTDCVFSGRKGGYQESDLPDPADFYGRSKLLGEVHDNALTLRTSIIGPEVARHGSLLDWFLGQDGNVVKGFRGAIYSGLTTFEFARFVAEHALPNDLTGLYQLSSTPISKYDLLGLVAQEYGWKGEIVPEDEFTCDRSMSGERLREAIGYAPPDWPTMIAQMHDAHIRWHGLPAGKESLA
- a CDS encoding NAD-dependent epimerase/dehydratase family protein, giving the protein MTGSPVSPVAVVGATGFVGRAVLAAFEQRGIEVRAIRAPRLETSARQVDALHAEMAAPALRAESERLREELRGCSVVVNAAGLSDATSGGDVLFGANALLPGLLAASTEPGTGFVHVSSAAVQGRRAVLDETTEVEPFSPYSEAKALGEAMVPDGSVVFRPTSVQGAGRRVTASLVRLCSSPLASVAAPGDFPTPQVLVENVADAIVFVALRAEDAPRVVLQPWEGVTTGELVRLLGQRRPLQVPQWLARALVRLGYALKPLTSRAAGIARRLEMLWFGQGQAPGWLDDKWAPPVGPEGWKKLSR